In Chroicocephalus ridibundus chromosome 4, bChrRid1.1, whole genome shotgun sequence, one genomic interval encodes:
- the CHKA gene encoding choline kinase alpha isoform X1: MKTKFCNGETDPSPLGLLLGCSPVSGGGGVVLPASGQPPSPLAHADPEGKDPVATGRGGGAATPPSALLLPPPEEEPPLDPRTRRKAYLWCKEFLPGAWRGLREEQLRISPIRGGLSNMLFQCSLPETVETVADEPRKVLLRLYGAILQMRSCNKGESVQSQKENDLQGAEAMVLESVMFAILAERALGPKLYGIFPQGRLEEFIPSRKLSTEELSLPDISAEIAEKMARFHGMKMPFNKEPKWLFGTMEKYLNQVLRIKFTRESRTRKLNKLLSYNLPQEMKNLRAMLEATSSPVVFCHNDCQEGNVLLLEGRENLENQKLMLIDFEYSSYNYRGFDIGNHFCEWMYDYTYEKYPFFKASVLKYPTKKQQLHFISSYLSAFHDGFENLSNEEKSKLEEEMLIEVNRFALASHFFWGLWSIIQAKISSIEFGYLEYALSRFDAYFDQKRKLKV; this comes from the exons ATGAAGACCAAGTTCTGTAACGGCGAGACCGACCCTTCCCCGCTCGGGCTCCTCCTCGGCTGCAGCCCCGTCTCCGGCGGGGGCGGTGTCGTCCTTCCCGCGTCCGGGCAGCCCCCCTCGCCGCTGGCTCACGCCGACCCCGAGGGGAAAGACCCCGTCGCGACGGGCAGAGGCGGGGGCGCCGCGACCCCGCCTTCCGCGCTGCTGCTACCGCCGCCTGAGGAGGAGCCGCCGCTCGACCCCCGGACGCGGCGCAAGGCGTATCTGTGGTGCAAGGAGTTCCTGCCCGGGGCCTGGCGGGGGTTGCGGGAGGAGCAGCTGCGCATCAGCCCCATCAG AGGTGGCCTCAGCAACATGCTGTTTCAGTGCTCACTACCTGAGACCGTTGAGACAGTTGCAGATGAACCACGGAAAGTTCTCCTGCGCTTATATGGTGCAATCCTGCAGATG AGGTCCTGTAATAAAGGAGAGTCTGTACAGTCTCAGAAGGAAAATGACTTGCAA ggggCAGAAGCCATGGTTTTGGAAAGCGTTATGTTTGCCATTCTTGCAGAGAGAGCTCTTGGCCCAAAGCTGTATGGAATCTTTCCACAAGGGAGACTGGAGGAATTCATTCCC AGCAGGAAACTAAGTACTGAAGAACTAAGTTTACCTGACATATCTGCTGAAATAGCTGAGAAGATGGCTAGATTTCATGGCATGAAAATGCCATTTAATAAAGAACCTAAGTGGCTTTTTGGAACAATGGAAAA ATACCTAAATCAAGTGCTGAGGATTAAATTTACCAGAGAATCCAGAACAAGGAAGCTGAACAAACTCCTCAGTTACAATCTGCCccaggaaatgaaaaatctaaG AGCTATGCTTGAAGCTACTTCATCACCAGTTGTATTTTGTCACAATGACTGTCAAGAAG GTAATGTCTTGCTTCTGGAAGGCAGAGAGAATTTGGAAAACCAAAAGCTGATGCTCATTGACTTTGAATACAGCAGCTATAATTACCG AGGATTTGACATTGGAAATCACTTCTGTGAATGGATGTATGATTACACGTATGAGAAGTACCCATTCTTCAAAGCCAGTGTTCTTAAATATCCTACAAAGAAGCAACAG CTCCATTTCATCTCCAGTTACTTGTCTGCATTCCATGATGGCTTTGAAAATCTGAGCAATGAAGAGAAGTCCAAACTAGAAGAAGAAATGTTGATAGAAGTTAACAG GTTTGCCCTTGCATCACACTTCTTCTGGGGTCTGTGGTCTATTATACAAGCAAAGATCTCATCCATTGAGTTTGGTTACCTG GAATATGCGTTATCCAGATTTGATGCATACTTTGAtcagaagaggaagctgaaggT
- the CHKA gene encoding choline kinase alpha isoform X2 — protein MKTKFCNGETDPSPLGLLLGCSPVSGGGGVVLPASGQPPSPLAHADPEGKDPVATGRGGGAATPPSALLLPPPEEEPPLDPRTRRKAYLWCKEFLPGAWRGLREEQLRISPIRGGLSNMLFQCSLPETVETVADEPRKVLLRLYGAILQMGAEAMVLESVMFAILAERALGPKLYGIFPQGRLEEFIPSRKLSTEELSLPDISAEIAEKMARFHGMKMPFNKEPKWLFGTMEKYLNQVLRIKFTRESRTRKLNKLLSYNLPQEMKNLRAMLEATSSPVVFCHNDCQEGNVLLLEGRENLENQKLMLIDFEYSSYNYRGFDIGNHFCEWMYDYTYEKYPFFKASVLKYPTKKQQLHFISSYLSAFHDGFENLSNEEKSKLEEEMLIEVNRFALASHFFWGLWSIIQAKISSIEFGYLEYALSRFDAYFDQKRKLKV, from the exons ATGAAGACCAAGTTCTGTAACGGCGAGACCGACCCTTCCCCGCTCGGGCTCCTCCTCGGCTGCAGCCCCGTCTCCGGCGGGGGCGGTGTCGTCCTTCCCGCGTCCGGGCAGCCCCCCTCGCCGCTGGCTCACGCCGACCCCGAGGGGAAAGACCCCGTCGCGACGGGCAGAGGCGGGGGCGCCGCGACCCCGCCTTCCGCGCTGCTGCTACCGCCGCCTGAGGAGGAGCCGCCGCTCGACCCCCGGACGCGGCGCAAGGCGTATCTGTGGTGCAAGGAGTTCCTGCCCGGGGCCTGGCGGGGGTTGCGGGAGGAGCAGCTGCGCATCAGCCCCATCAG AGGTGGCCTCAGCAACATGCTGTTTCAGTGCTCACTACCTGAGACCGTTGAGACAGTTGCAGATGAACCACGGAAAGTTCTCCTGCGCTTATATGGTGCAATCCTGCAGATG ggggCAGAAGCCATGGTTTTGGAAAGCGTTATGTTTGCCATTCTTGCAGAGAGAGCTCTTGGCCCAAAGCTGTATGGAATCTTTCCACAAGGGAGACTGGAGGAATTCATTCCC AGCAGGAAACTAAGTACTGAAGAACTAAGTTTACCTGACATATCTGCTGAAATAGCTGAGAAGATGGCTAGATTTCATGGCATGAAAATGCCATTTAATAAAGAACCTAAGTGGCTTTTTGGAACAATGGAAAA ATACCTAAATCAAGTGCTGAGGATTAAATTTACCAGAGAATCCAGAACAAGGAAGCTGAACAAACTCCTCAGTTACAATCTGCCccaggaaatgaaaaatctaaG AGCTATGCTTGAAGCTACTTCATCACCAGTTGTATTTTGTCACAATGACTGTCAAGAAG GTAATGTCTTGCTTCTGGAAGGCAGAGAGAATTTGGAAAACCAAAAGCTGATGCTCATTGACTTTGAATACAGCAGCTATAATTACCG AGGATTTGACATTGGAAATCACTTCTGTGAATGGATGTATGATTACACGTATGAGAAGTACCCATTCTTCAAAGCCAGTGTTCTTAAATATCCTACAAAGAAGCAACAG CTCCATTTCATCTCCAGTTACTTGTCTGCATTCCATGATGGCTTTGAAAATCTGAGCAATGAAGAGAAGTCCAAACTAGAAGAAGAAATGTTGATAGAAGTTAACAG GTTTGCCCTTGCATCACACTTCTTCTGGGGTCTGTGGTCTATTATACAAGCAAAGATCTCATCCATTGAGTTTGGTTACCTG GAATATGCGTTATCCAGATTTGATGCATACTTTGAtcagaagaggaagctgaaggT